In Dryobates pubescens isolate bDryPub1 chromosome 12, bDryPub1.pri, whole genome shotgun sequence, one genomic interval encodes:
- the SLC37A1 gene encoding glucose-6-phosphate exchanger SLC37A1: protein MAQLPPGIRFITSFSRDQWYRAFIFSLTFFLYASFHLSRKPISIVKGELHKHCAVSHEAELNSFKENAAQIQPVKKPSNISQCGWEPFDKNNYKQLLGALDYSFLCAYAVGMYLSGIIGERLPIRYYLTVGMLASGLFTAMFGLGYFYNIHNLWFYIMAQIANGLVQTTGWPSVVTCIGNWFGKGRRGLIMGVWNSHTSVGNILGSLIAAYWVSTCWGLSFVMPGVIIAVMGIVCFLFLIEHPKDVSCSCTPSSSSKTFLNGASRFRVQTTLNAKETSKPQDPEMQHLLLDSENCSMLLNSSAVVTGEGRHGTSAISFLGALRIPGVIEFSLCLLFAKLVSYTFLFWLPLYITNVEHLDAKRAGDLSTLFDVGGIFGGILAGLISDRLEKRASTCGMMLLLAAPTLYMFSAVSKMGLEATVVMLLISGALVNGPYALITTAVSADLGTHKSLKGNARALSTVTAIIDGTGSVGAALGPLLAGLISPSGWNNVFYMLMVADACALLFLLRLIQKELRCHTDHTLFKEH from the exons ATGGCTCAGCTTCCTCCCGGGATTCGCTTCATCACTTCATTTTCACGAGATCAGTG GTATAGAGCCTTCATTTTCTCCCTCACTTTCTTCTTGTATGCCAGCTTCCATTTATCAAGGAAACCTATTAGTATAGTTAAG GGAGAGCTCCATAAGCATTGTGCTGTTTCACATGAAGCTGAACTCAACTCCTTCAAAGAAAATGCTGCCCAGATTCAGCCTGTCAAAAAGCCATCTAATATCTCTCAGTGTGGTTGGGAGCCGTTTG ATAAGAACAACTACAAACAgttactgggagcactggaTTACTCGTTTCTGTGTGCATACGCAGTTGGAATGTATTTAAG TGGAATAATAGGAGAACGGCTACCTATCCGCTACTACCTGACAGTTGGGATGCTTGCCAGCGGGCTCTTCACGGCAATGTTTGGATTGGGTTATTTCTATAATATACATAACCTGTGGTTTTACATAATGGCCCAG ATAGCTAATGGGTTGGTGCAAACTACTGGCTGGCCGAGCGTTGTTACATGTATTGGCAACTGGTTTGGAAAAGGAAG GAGAGGCTTGATCATGGGAGTCTGGAATTCACACACTTCAGTGGGAAATATCTTGGGATCTTTAATTGCTGCTTATTGGGTGTCAACATGCTGGGGTCTCTCCTTCGTGATGCCTGGTGTTATCATTGCTGTGATGGGGattgtttgtttcctgtttcTTATTGAAC ATCCTAAAGATGTAAGTTGCTCCTGCACACCATCCAGT AGTTCTAAAACCTTCCTGAATGGTGCATCTCGATTCAGAGTCCAGACAACCTTAAATGCTAAGGAAACCAGCAAACCTCAG GATCCAGAAATGCAGCATTTGCTTCTTGACAGTGAAAATTGCAGCATGTTGCTGAACTCCAGCGCTGTGGTGACTGGGGAAGGTAGACATGGGACATCAGCTATCAGCTTCCTTGGGGCTTTGCGAATACCT ggAGTCATAGAATTCTCCCTTTGTCTCCTGTTTGCGAAGCTGGTGAGCTACACTTTCCTCTTCTGGCTTCCCCTCTATATCACAAATGTAG AGCACCTTGATGCCAAAAGAGCTGGAGACCTTTCTACACTGTTTGATGTGGGTGGAATCTTTG GTGGAATTTTGGCAGGCCTGATatcagacaggctggagaagagagcatCAACCTGTGGAATGATGTTATTGCTTGCAGCACCCACA cTGTACATGTTCTCTGCAGTCAGTAAAATGGGCCTTGAGGCCACTGTAG TGATGCTGCTTATCAGCGGTGCCCTGGTGAACGGCCCTTACGCACTGATCACCACTGCCGTCTCTGCCGACTTG GGTACCCATAAAAGCCTGAAAGGGAACGCAAGAGCCTTGTCCACAGTGACAGCGATCATCGATGGAACAGGATCTGTAG GTGCAGCTTTGGGGCCTCTCTTAGCTGGCCTGATTTCCCCATCTGGTTGGAACAACGTGTTTTACATGCTGATGGTGGCAGATGCATGTGCCTTGCTA TTCTTACTCCGTCTTATTCAGAAGGAACTTCGGTGTCACACAGATCATACCCT GTTTAAAGAACACTGA